The following proteins are co-located in the Chryseobacterium daecheongense genome:
- a CDS encoding M28 family peptidase — MKNIITFLIFCLLCQQLSSQTFIQAYQNRANQVTQTNITTNLQQFENLGVKTTGSTNNANTLTWIKNKYLSYGYTASQIVEDPFTFGSTSSKNLIITKTGTTYPNTYVIICAHYDTVTGSGVSDNGSGTSILLEAARILKDVPTQYSIKFIHFSGEEQGLYGSYHYADNVVFQNGVRKLNIRLVFNIDQVGGKLGNNNNKIKCEKGVNGSSANNATSSSFTQQLATCTSLYSPLQTVMATAYASDYIPFEENGDIITGFYENIRSNNEHTVNDTFANIDPVYVFNVGKAAVGALQHFAVASTTASMVLNTEETKAQASIESVKIYPNPAKDIITIDLPDTIKEFNFELTDLLGHILIKKENQRKIDISGLQEGAYLVIIKAKGQSTTRKIVIEK, encoded by the coding sequence ATGAAAAATATAATTACTTTTCTAATTTTTTGCCTGCTATGTCAGCAACTATCATCTCAAACATTTATTCAGGCCTATCAGAACAGGGCCAATCAGGTTACTCAAACCAATATTACAACGAATTTACAGCAATTTGAAAACCTTGGTGTCAAAACTACAGGTTCCACGAACAATGCGAATACTCTGACGTGGATAAAAAATAAGTACCTCTCTTATGGCTATACAGCCAGTCAAATCGTTGAAGATCCTTTTACATTTGGAAGTACGAGTTCAAAGAATCTGATCATTACGAAAACAGGGACAACATATCCCAATACGTATGTAATTATTTGCGCCCATTATGATACGGTAACAGGATCCGGCGTAAGTGATAACGGAAGCGGAACTTCAATTTTATTAGAGGCCGCAAGAATTTTAAAAGATGTCCCTACCCAGTATTCAATAAAATTCATTCATTTTTCAGGAGAGGAACAGGGACTTTACGGGAGCTACCACTATGCAGACAATGTAGTTTTTCAAAACGGAGTTCGCAAACTTAATATAAGACTGGTCTTCAATATTGATCAGGTGGGAGGTAAATTAGGAAATAACAACAATAAGATAAAATGTGAAAAGGGAGTTAACGGAAGTTCTGCCAATAATGCAACATCGAGCTCTTTCACCCAGCAGTTGGCAACCTGTACAAGTCTGTACTCTCCTCTTCAGACAGTGATGGCTACCGCATATGCTTCAGACTATATTCCTTTTGAAGAAAACGGAGATATTATCACAGGTTTTTATGAGAATATCAGAAGCAATAATGAGCATACGGTAAATGATACCTTTGCCAATATAGATCCTGTATATGTATTCAATGTAGGTAAAGCTGCTGTTGGTGCGCTCCAACATTTTGCCGTTGCATCTACAACCGCATCAATGGTTCTAAACACAGAAGAAACAAAAGCTCAGGCATCAATAGAATCAGTAAAGATCTATCCTAACCCGGCAAAAGATATTATAACTATTGACTTACCTGATACCATTAAAGAATTCAACTTTGAGCTGACAGATCTTTTAGGACATATTCTGATCAAAAAAGAAAATCAAAGAAAAATCGATATTTCCGGTTTGCAGGAAGGAGCTTATCTAGTCATTATAAAAGCCAAAGGTCAGAGT
- a CDS encoding M28 family peptidase yields the protein MKKITTLLLFSVAIYSAKAQSFIQAYQSRATQVSQTNITANLHEFENLGVKTTGSVNNTNTLNWIKNKYTSYGYSASQMVEDPFTFGSTSSKNLIITKTGTVYPDTYVIICGHYDTITGSGVSDNGSGTSIILEAARILKDIPTEYSIKFIHFSGEEQGLEGSYHYADNVVFQNNIRQMNIRLVFNIDQVGGKLGNNNNTIKCEKGVNGSSANNATSSAFTQQLATCTSLYSPLQTVITNAYSSDYIPFEQNGDIITGFYENIKSNNEHTVNDTFTNIDPVYVYNVGMAAVGALQHFAVATTLNLGTSETEGQKSLESVKIYPNPAKDVLTIDLPNTINDFNFELTDLLGHTLIKQNNKKAIQVSSLTNGAYLAIIKTADHTAVRKVVISK from the coding sequence GTGAAAAAAATAACTACTCTACTTCTTTTTTCCGTTGCTATTTATAGCGCAAAGGCACAAAGCTTTATTCAGGCTTACCAGAGCAGAGCAACTCAGGTTTCACAAACCAATATTACAGCTAATTTACACGAGTTTGAAAACCTGGGTGTAAAAACAACAGGTTCTGTAAATAATACCAATACTTTAAACTGGATCAAAAATAAATATACGTCTTACGGATATAGTGCAAGTCAGATGGTTGAGGATCCTTTTACCTTTGGAAGTACCAGTTCTAAGAATTTAATTATTACCAAAACAGGAACTGTTTATCCTGATACCTATGTAATTATCTGCGGACATTATGATACCATAACCGGTTCCGGAGTTAGCGACAATGGAAGCGGAACATCTATTATATTGGAAGCTGCAAGAATCTTAAAAGATATTCCAACAGAATATTCTATTAAATTCATTCATTTTTCAGGAGAAGAACAGGGACTGGAAGGAAGCTATCATTATGCAGACAATGTGGTTTTTCAGAATAATATCCGTCAGATGAATATAAGACTGGTATTTAATATAGATCAGGTAGGTGGTAAACTTGGCAATAACAATAATACGATAAAGTGTGAGAAAGGCGTTAACGGAAGCTCTGCCAATAATGCAACTTCAAGTGCGTTTACACAACAGCTGGCCACTTGTACAAGTCTTTACTCCCCTCTTCAGACTGTAATTACTAACGCATATTCCTCAGATTATATTCCTTTTGAACAAAACGGAGATATCATTACAGGTTTTTATGAGAATATCAAAAGCAATAATGAACATACGGTAAATGATACCTTTACCAATATAGATCCTGTGTATGTCTACAACGTAGGTATGGCAGCGGTTGGTGCTCTTCAACATTTTGCTGTAGCAACAACTCTGAATTTGGGAACAAGCGAAACAGAAGGACAGAAATCATTAGAATCTGTAAAGATCTACCCTAACCCGGCAAAAGATGTATTGACAATTGACCTGCCAAATACGATTAATGATTTTAATTTTGAATTAACAGATCTGCTAGGCCACACTTTAATTAAACAGAATAATAAGAAAGCGATCCAGGTTTCTTCTCTGACAAACGGTGCCTATTTAGCTATAATAAAAACTGCTGATCATACCGCTGTACGGAAAGTAGTAATCAGCAAATAG
- the rplT gene encoding 50S ribosomal protein L20 has product MPRSVNAVASRARRKKIMKQAKGFFGRRKNVWTVAKNAVEKAMQYAYRGRKEKKRNFRSLWITRINAGTREHGMSYSQFMGALKKNNIELNRKVLADLAMNHPEAFKAVVDQVK; this is encoded by the coding sequence ATGCCAAGATCAGTAAATGCAGTAGCTTCAAGAGCTCGCAGAAAAAAAATCATGAAACAAGCTAAAGGTTTTTTCGGTAGAAGAAAGAACGTTTGGACTGTAGCTAAAAACGCGGTAGAAAAAGCAATGCAATATGCTTACCGTGGAAGAAAAGAGAAAAAGAGAAATTTCAGATCACTTTGGATAACGCGTATCAACGCTGGAACAAGAGAGCACGGAATGTCTTACTCTCAATTTATGGGAGCTCTTAAAAAGAACAACATTGAGCTTAACAGAAAAGTTTTAGCAGATTTAGCAATGAATCACCCTGAAGCTTTCAAAGCAGTTGTAGATCAAGTAAAATAA
- the rpmI gene encoding 50S ribosomal protein L35, whose protein sequence is MPKLKTKSGAKKRFALTGTGKIKRKNAYKSHILTKKETKQKRNLTTTSYVAKVDEKSVQRQLAIK, encoded by the coding sequence ATGCCAAAATTAAAAACGAAATCGGGTGCTAAGAAACGTTTTGCTCTTACCGGAACTGGTAAGATCAAAAGAAAAAATGCTTACAAAAGCCACATCTTAACTAAAAAAGAAACTAAGCAGAAGAGAAATCTTACTACTACTTCTTACGTAGCTAAAGTGGATGAGAAAAGCGTTCAACGTCAATTAGCAATTAAGTAG